The genomic window TGGTTTAAGCAAATGATCCTTAATCCCATCAGAATCGTCATATTGTCGATTGCCTAAATTCATTAAGTGATTTCATATATTAGATTTGGATTGGTGGTTAGGTTGCATTTTCTAAGATGACTATGCAATCAACCCCAGGAAGCTCAGGGTACCTGGATTTGTATCCTGATAGGAAGATGTCATTTTTCAAGAATCCTTATATTCTCGGACTCACCGCCGTTGCTGGCATTGGTGGCATGCTCTTTGGCTACGACACAGGTACCAATTTCAGTTCTAACTTGCGTGTTGATTCTCTAGCTACAAATTTTATTGTTGTATTTCTCTATCTTTTCTCTAGTCCCAAAAGATGATTTTGAGGAAGTTAGGAATAGCAATTTTCTGCAGGAGACAATAGTGAGCATGGCCATTGCCGGAGCCATTCTTGGAGCGGCGGCGGGAGGTTGGATCAACGACGCATACGGGAGGAAGAAGGCCACGCTCATTGCTGACGTCATATTCGGGTCGGGTGCCATCGGGATGGCAGCCGCCCCCAATCACTACGTTCTGATATTGGGGCGGTTTCTTGTTGGCTTGGGAGTgggcgtggcctctgtcacggcCCCCGTCTACATCGCGGAGGCATCCCCCTCCGAAATCAGGGGCTCTTTGGTCAGCACCAACGTCCTCATGATTACCGGTGGCCAGTTTCTTTCCTACATCGTCAACCTTGCTTTTACCAGGGTTCCCGGCACGTGGCGGTGGATGCTTGGCGTTTCTGCTGTCCCTGCACTTGTTCAGTTCACCCTCATGCTCTTTCTACCTGAATCCCCTAGATGGCTCTTCACCAAGGTATCTATCTATatcttcattcattcattcattcattcaactAACTCAATACTCCCTTGATCTTGCTTGCAGAATAGGAAAAACGAAGCTGTTGATGTTCTTTCCAAGATCTACGACTTTGCTCGCCTAGAAGATGAAGTTGACTTCCTTACTGCTCAGTCAGAGCAAGAGCGCCAGAGGAGGAAGAATATCAGATTCACTGATGTCTTCAAATCAAAGGAAATCAAACTCGCCTTCCTTGTCGGAGCTGGACTCCAGGTAAATACATTTTCAACATGCAAAGTTcataaacaaaaatttttaaataaataaataaatatacgtaatatttaacttatttttaatatattttttatattaacgattgattttagtatatatttaACATGTATGTTACGAGTCTCACATGAAGAATGAGTAGTATACAAAAGAAATGCATATAACATTTATGGAGTTCTGAATTTGGGTGcaggctttccagcaatttacGGGCATCAACACAGTGATGTACTACAGCCCAACGATCGTACAAATGGCAGGATTCGAGTCGAATGAGTTGGCTCTAACGATCTCACTGCTTGTTGCGGGCATGAATGCGGCAGGCACCATTCTCGGCATATATCTGATTGACCACGCCGGAAGGAAGATACTGGCACTCTCCAGCTTAGGAGGAGTCTTCACCTCCCTCCTCATCCTGGCCTTCGCCTTCACGAACCAATCATCCGACAACCAGTTGTACGGATGGCTCGCAGTCTTGGGCTTAACCCTCTACATCGCCTTCTTTTCGCCCGGGATGGGGCCCGTCCCGTGGACCGTGAACTCAGAGATATACCCGGAAGAATACAGAGGCATTTGTGGGGGAATGTCCGCCACCGTCTGCTGGGTTTCAAACTTGATAGTTTCTCAGAGCTTTCTCTCCATCGCTGAAGTCTTGGGAACTGGTCCCACCTTCTTGATCCTTGCAGGTATATGCGTGCTTGCCTTTGTGTTTGTGGCTACGTGTGTTCCCGAGACTAAAGGGTTGACTTTTGACGAAGTGGAAGTCATATGGAAGGAGAGAGCTTGGGGCAAGAATCAAGATACAAGAAACCTTCTTAGTAGTACTTAGTACTTAATTTCATCATGTACTAATGCAACCGGGTGTATCTTATTATATATCTTCACTATTACTGTATTTACATATAcatgcgttttttttttttatatatcattaGGTTCTATTGGTATATGGTGTATTGTATTTATGTGTGTAAATTTGCATGTCGAAAATAATGAAGTGTCCGAGTAAAATTTTCTTGTTTGAGTATATAGATGGATGAAAATATAATAATGTAGTTTACTTCCCCTGCAATAGTGTACCAGGCTTGCATTGCTTTTGCTAGAGGTAGCTAGCTAGGTGCTATAGATTTTCACTACATGCACACCTGATTATGTATGATTACTGAATGTCCAGTCCAAATTGCATGCAAAACACAATTTAACTCCGGGATTAATAACTACTCATTTTGTGAATCCACTAAATCTATTATGATAGACAAAGTCTAGTAAAAGAGGAAAAGGATAAAGGATAATGTCACTCCaatttgatataattttaatattttattataatataatttgtATTAAGAGTAATATATTCAATTTAAGGCCAACCAATTGGTATAGTCTTTTCATCTTTACTTACAGGTCTTAAATTTGAATCACACtcttaaatttagaaaaaaaaatctaatttaagaATATTATTAATTCAGAAATAACAAAACCCACTTTTCTAATAATAAACAACTAAACATGTTGAAACATTCAAATTACACATGAAAAATTATAAACAATAAACATGTTTATGGCATTTTCAGTTTCATGTAACAATAACTTAATACAAAATATTGTATTGAAAACAAACAGATGACGCTATTATGAGAATGAGTAAACCCATTCAAAACCACTAAACATATCTTTGTTACTTTATTTTATCAAGAATATTATTTACAAATTAAATCagttattatgtatttatgtataaataattAAANATTTTGATTGGAAATGAGGACattcaatttaattaattttcatgaGTTTGACCAGTTGGTTAATTgttacaagaaaataaagaaaacttaGAGACT from Arachis ipaensis cultivar K30076 chromosome B09, Araip1.1, whole genome shotgun sequence includes these protein-coding regions:
- the LOC107616637 gene encoding inositol transporter 1-like, coding for MTMQSTPGSSGYLDLYPDRKMSFFKNPYILGLTAVAGIGGMLFGYDTGTNFSSNLKDDFEEVRNSNFLQETIVSMAIAGAILGAAAGGWINDAYGRKKATLIADVIFGSGAIGMAAAPNHYVLILGRFLVGLGVGVASVTAPVYIAEASPSEIRGSLVSTNVLMITGGQFLSYIVNLAFTRVPGTWRWMLGVSAVPALVQFTLMLFLPESPRWLFTKNRKNEAVDVLSKIYDFARLEDEVDFLTAQSEQERQRRKNIRFTDVFKSKEIKLAFLVGAGLQAFQQFTGINTVMYYSPTIVQMAGFESNELALTISLLVAGMNAAGTILGIYLIDHAGRKILALSSLGGVFTSLLILAFAFTNQSSDNQLYGWLAVLGLTLYIAFFSPGMGPVPWTVNSEIYPEEYRGICGGMSATVCWVSNLIVSQSFLSIAEVLGTGPTFLILAGICVLAFVFVATCVPETKGLTFDEVEVIWKERAWGKNQDTRNLLSST